The Nothobranchius furzeri strain GRZ-AD chromosome 6, NfurGRZ-RIMD1, whole genome shotgun sequence genome includes a region encoding these proteins:
- the kdm2bb gene encoding lysine (K)-specific demethylase 2Bb isoform X1, whose amino-acid sequence MMTLTVVYKSAILTAAVKIRRPLCDRVCTVLSCKCCFQCQRSICRRMYDENEDLSDVEEIANIRGFSVEEKLVSDSYNADFVHTMDGKDFTYEYVQKEALRIPLIFKEKGELGIRMPDPEFTVGEIKGLVGSRRSVDVMDVSTQKGSEMSMAQFVRYYETPEEERDKLFNVISLEFSHTKLENLIKRPTVMDQVDWVDNMWPPDLKKSQTESTNIISEMKYPKVQRYCLMSVKGCYTDFHIDFGGTSVWYHVFKGQKVFWLVPPTTLNLALYEDWVLSGKQSDVFLGDRADGCQRVELKQGYTFFIPSGWIHAVYTPADTLVFGGNILHSFNIPMQFTIHEIENRTKVHSKFRFPFYYEMCWYVLERYLHCLTKRSYFNQEIQKESLDYEARVKTECPSPDSRSQDTNEDSWGAQIRNEQGEKAERVSEDDSPENVKGPLLKAVLCVDSEDSCNPNSVSLDFPKTPLDSPASELQGKWTHLTQYELMGLRTLVEKLESLPENKKCVPVGIENPQGLLEDIKAVLKDHAEDDPQLAITGVPVVFWSKKTIEPRPPNRPKPKMAALPASAVKLSASRGTSGARRRRTRCRKCEACLRTECGECHFCKDMKKFGGPGRMKQSCIMRQCIAPVLPHTAVCLVCGEAGKEDTVEDEEEKFNLMLMECSICNEIVHPNCLKVKDSNGLVNDELPNCWECPKCNHAGKTGKQKRGPGFKYASNLPGSLLKEPRLNRDSKVEPDMPTVAPTTVTALTTTSAVKRKTEREVVPKRNDEEPPKKRPPLLTLEGLPRARLEDNPLRKKRKLFETNDEPILVKKKKKPPKPDDPFSLKLLRHIKTENDHGDEEEEQGDREDNGLSLGRMHLKGEHDYDDEVQKEDTEEEETVTKGRDKARVLLSPLLRVSSARESDHSSSNPPRAGPSSESGDVQERSSAQLKARHQRRRLPNKGGGKEFSQDMKLEDSMSNQRHPPESAENNSAAHHRRPSKSEDSVGNQNCIPLKAEDSANNQSCRVLKLEEGAINHVRQPLKTEDCLTSQNHSPVKAEPESEVDDQKPRWLLNNGGSDLGDWLRHRGREVNGTPQAYSPLGWNRNTPIKPMCSRPLPRRSPPKYIQMERHVIRPPPISPPPDRLPLSDGEAHVVWRETWMKVFSHLTHKDLCVCMRVCRTWNRWCCDKRLWTHISLKRCKSITPLMLSGIIRRQPVALDLSWTNISKKQLSWLINRLPGLRVLLLSGCSWVAVSALCTSSCPLLRTLDVQWVEGLKDAQMRDLLSPPTDNRPGQIDNRSKLRNVEDLRLAGLDVTDTSLRLIIHYMPLLSKLDLSYCNHVTDQSVNILTAAGTTTRDSLTDINLSVCNRVTDQSLTYFKRCGSICHIDLRYCKQVTKEGCEQFIAEMSVSVQFELLEDKLLQRIA is encoded by the exons GCAGTCGTCGCTCCGTGGACGTCATGGACGTGAGCACTCAGAAAGGCTCTGAGATGAGCATGGCTCAGTTTGTCCGCTATTACGAGACGCCAGAGGAAGAGCGAGACAAACTCTTCAATGTCATCAGCCTGGAGTTCAGCCACACTAAGCTGGAGAACCTCATCAAGCGGCCAACAGTG ATGGATCAAGTCGACTGGGTGGACAACATGTGGCCTCCTGACCTGAAAAAAAGTCAAACAGAATCCACCAACATCATTTCAGAGATGAAGTATCCTAAAGTGCAGAG GTATTGTTTGATGAGCGTGAAAGGCTGCTACACAGATTTCCACATCGACTTTGGAGGAACTTCAGTTTGGTACCATGTGTTCAAAGGACAGAAA GTGTTCTGGCTGGTTCCTCCGACCACACTTAACCTCGCCCTGTATGAAGACTGGGTCCTTTCAGGCAAACAGAGTGACGTCTTCCTGGGAGACCGAGCTGATGGGTGCCAGAGAGTGGAGCTCAAACAAGGATACACCTTCTTCATCCCATCTG GTTGGATTCATGCCGTCTACACTCCTGCAGACACACTGGTGTTTGGAGGCAACATTCTCCACAGCTTCAACATTCCTATGCAGTTTACAATCCACGAGATAGAGAACAGGACTAAG GTTCATTCCAAATTTCGGTTTCCGTTTTACTACGAGATGTGCTGGTACGTCCTGGAGCGATACTTGCACTGCCTGACGAAACGCTCCTACTTCAATCAGGAGATCCAGAAAGAGTCTTTAG ATTATGAAGCAAGGGTGAAGACGGAGTGTCCCTCTCCTGACTCCAGAAGCCAGGACACAAACGAGGATTCATGGGGAGCTCAGATTAGGAATGAGCAGGGAGAAAAGGCTGAGCGAGTGTCCGAGGATGACTCGCCTGAAAACGTAAAGGGCCCGCTCCTCAAAGCTGTTTTGTGTGTGGACTCTGAGGACAGCTGTAATCCCAACTCAGTGTCTTTAGATTTCCCCAAAACCCCCCTGGACTCTCCAGCCTCTGAACTTCAGGGAAAATGGACTCACTTGACTCAGTATGAGCTGATGGGACTCAGGACGCTGGTGGAGAAGCTGGAGTCACTCCCTGAAAATAAGAAATGTGTTCCAGTGGGAATAGAGAACCCTCAAGGACTCCTGGAGGACATAAAG GCTGTCCTGAAGGACCATGCTGAAGACGACCCACAGTTAGCGATCACTGGAGTTCCTGTGGTGTTCTGGTCCAAGAAAACCATCGAG CCTCGGCCACCCAACCGGCCGAAACCCAAGATGGCAGCATTGCCAGCATCAGCGGTCAAGTTGTCGGCCAGCCGGGGAACATCTGGCGCCAGAAGGAGGAGGACCCGCTGTCGGAAGTGCGAGGCATGTCTGCGGACAGAGTGTGGAGAGTGCCACTTCTGTAAAGACATGAAGAAGTTCGGTGGGCCGGGGAGGATGAAACAGTCCTGCATCATGAGGCAGTGCATCGCA CCTGTTTTGCCCCACACCGCTGTGTGTCTCGTCTGTGGGGAGGCTGGAAAGGAGGACACggtggaggatgaggaggagaagTTTAACCTGATGCTCATGGAGTGCTCCATCTGTAATGAGATTGTTCATCCTAACTGTCTCAAG GTTAAAGATTCAAATGGATTAGTCAATGATGAGCTGCCAAACTGTTGGGAGTGCCCAAAATGTAACCACGCTGGGAAAACTGGGAAA CAAAAAAGGGGGCCAGGATTTAAGTACGCCTCCAACCTCCCCGGCTCCCTCCTTAAAGAACCGCGGCTGAACCGGGACTCGAAAGTGGAGCCGGACATGCCCACGGTGGCTCCCACAACCGTCACGGCTCTGACGACCACATCCGCTGTGAAAAGAAAGACAGAGCGGGAAGTCGTCCCTAAGAGGAACGATGAGGAACCTCCTAAGAAACGCCCACCTCTGCTGACCCTGGAGGGTCTACCACGAGCAAGACTCGAGGACAATCCGCTGCGGAAGAAGAGGAAACTGTTTGAGACCAACGATGAACCCATCCTGGTGAAAAAGAAG AAAAAACCTCCTAAACCAGACGATCCGTTCAGTTTGAAACTGTTGCGGCACATCAAGACAGAGAACGATCACGGcgatgaagaggaggagcaggGGGATCGGGAAGACAATGGTTTATCTTTGGGCAGGATGCATTTAAAGGGGGAACAcgattatgatgatgaagtgcaGAAAGAGGACACAGAGGAAGAAGAGACTGTGACAAAAGGGAGAGACAAAGCTAGAGTTCTCTTGAGTCCTCTGCTAAGGGTGTCTTCAGCCAGAGAAAGCGATCATTCATCCTCCAACCCTCCCAGAGCAGGACCAAGCAGCGAGTCAGGAGACGTCCAGGAGAGGAGCTCTGCGCAGCTTAAAGCTCGACATCAGCGCCGGCGCCTTCCCAACAAAGGAGGGGGCAAAGAATTCAGCCAGGACATGAAGTTAGAGGACTCGATGAGCAATCAGAGGCATCCTCCAGAGAGTGCAGAGAACAACTCCGCCGCTCATCATCGCAGGCCATCGAAAAGCGAAGACTCTGTGGGCAATCAGAACTGTATACCACTAAAAGCAGAAGACTCAGCTAATAATCAGAGCTGTAGGGTCCTGAAACTGGAGGAAGGTGCGATAAACCACGTCAGACAGCCTCTGAAAACCGAAGACTGCCTGACCAGCCAGAATCACAGTCCGGTCAAAGCCGAGCCTGAGAGCGAAGTGGACGACCAGAAGCCGAGGTGGCTTCTGAACAACGGCGGCAGTGATCTGGGTGACTGGCTGAGACACAGAGGGCGGGAGGTGAATGGGACGCCGCAGGCATACTCTCCACTCGGCTGGAACAGAAACACACCCATCAAACCGATGTGCTCCCGCCCTCTCCCTCGCAGATCACCACCAAAATACATCCAAATGGAGCGCCATGTGATCCGGCCTCCTCCCATTAGCCCCCCGCCCGACAGACTACCGCTGAGCGACGGTGAAGCACACGTGGTGTGGCGAGAGACATGGATGAAAGTGTTCAGCCACCTCACCCACAAagacctgtgtgtgtgcatgcgcgtgtgcaGGACATGGAACCGATG GTGCTGTGACAAAAGGCTTTGGACGCACATCAGTTTGAAACGGTGCAAGTCCATCACTCCTCTAATGCTGAGCGGCATCATCCGGAGGCAACCGGTTGCTCTGGACCTCAGCTGGACCAACATTTCTAAGAAACAACTCAGCTGGCTCATCAACAGACTTCCTG GTCTGCGTGTGTTGCTTCTGTCCGGGTGCTCTTGGGTGGCTGTCTCCGCGCTTTGCACCTCCAGCTGTCCTCTCCTACGAACGCTGGACGTTCAGTGGGTCGAAGGACTAAAAGACGCTCAGATGAGGGACTTGCTGTCGCCGCCTACAGATAACAGACCAG gTCAGATCGACAACAGAAGCAAGCTGCGTAACGTGGAGGACCTGCGTCTGGCGGGGTTGGACGTCACGGACACGTCTCTGCGCCTCATCATTCATTACATGCCTCTGTTGTCTAAGCTGGACCTGAGTTACTGTAACCACGTCACCGACCAGTCCGTCAACATCCTGACCGCAGCGGGGACGACCACCAGAGACTCACTGACTGATATCAACCTGTCAG TCTGTAACAGGGTCACAGACCAGTCGCTGACCTATTTCAAACGCTGCGGGAGCATCTGTCACATCGACCTGCGTTACTGCAAACAGGTGACCAAGGAGGGATGCGAGCAGTTCATCGCAGAGATGTCGGTCAGCGTTCAGTTCGAGCTCTTAGAAGACAAACTGCTGCAAAGAATCGCTTAG
- the kdm2bb gene encoding lysine (K)-specific demethylase 2Bb isoform X4, translating into MPDPEFTVGEIKGLVGSRRSVDVMDVSTQKGSEMSMAQFVRYYETPEEERDKLFNVISLEFSHTKLENLIKRPTVMDQVDWVDNMWPPDLKKSQTESTNIISEMKYPKVQRYCLMSVKGCYTDFHIDFGGTSVWYHVFKGQKVFWLVPPTTLNLALYEDWVLSGKQSDVFLGDRADGCQRVELKQGYTFFIPSGWIHAVYTPADTLVFGGNILHSFNIPMQFTIHEIENRTKVHSKFRFPFYYEMCWYVLERYLHCLTKRSYFNQEIQKESLDYEARVKTECPSPDSRSQDTNEDSWGAQIRNEQGEKAERVSEDDSPENVKGPLLKAVLCVDSEDSCNPNSVSLDFPKTPLDSPASELQGKWTHLTQYELMGLRTLVEKLESLPENKKCVPVGIENPQGLLEDIKAVLKDHAEDDPQLAITGVPVVFWSKKTIEPRPPNRPKPKMAALPASAVKLSASRGTSGARRRRTRCRKCEACLRTECGECHFCKDMKKFGGPGRMKQSCIMRQCIAPVLPHTAVCLVCGEAGKEDTVEDEEEKFNLMLMECSICNEIVHPNCLKVKDSNGLVNDELPNCWECPKCNHAGKTGKQKRGPGFKYASNLPGSLLKEPRLNRDSKVEPDMPTVAPTTVTALTTTSAVKRKTEREVVPKRNDEEPPKKRPPLLTLEGLPRARLEDNPLRKKRKLFETNDEPILVKKKKKPPKPDDPFSLKLLRHIKTENDHGDEEEEQGDREDNGLSLGRMHLKGEHDYDDEVQKEDTEEEETVTKGRDKARVLLSPLLRVSSARESDHSSSNPPRAGPSSESGDVQERSSAQLKARHQRRRLPNKGGGKEFSQDMKLEDSMSNQRHPPESAENNSAAHHRRPSKSEDSVGNQNCIPLKAEDSANNQSCRVLKLEEGAINHVRQPLKTEDCLTSQNHSPVKAEPESEVDDQKPRWLLNNGGSDLGDWLRHRGREVNGTPQAYSPLGWNRNTPIKPMCSRPLPRRSPPKYIQMERHVIRPPPISPPPDRLPLSDGEAHVVWRETWMKVFSHLTHKDLCVCMRVCRTWNRWCCDKRLWTHISLKRCKSITPLMLSGIIRRQPVALDLSWTNISKKQLSWLINRLPGLRVLLLSGCSWVAVSALCTSSCPLLRTLDVQWVEGLKDAQMRDLLSPPTDNRPGQIDNRSKLRNVEDLRLAGLDVTDTSLRLIIHYMPLLSKLDLSYCNHVTDQSVNILTAAGTTTRDSLTDINLSVCNRVTDQSLTYFKRCGSICHIDLRYCKQVTKEGCEQFIAEMSVSVQFELLEDKLLQRIA; encoded by the exons GCAGTCGTCGCTCCGTGGACGTCATGGACGTGAGCACTCAGAAAGGCTCTGAGATGAGCATGGCTCAGTTTGTCCGCTATTACGAGACGCCAGAGGAAGAGCGAGACAAACTCTTCAATGTCATCAGCCTGGAGTTCAGCCACACTAAGCTGGAGAACCTCATCAAGCGGCCAACAGTG ATGGATCAAGTCGACTGGGTGGACAACATGTGGCCTCCTGACCTGAAAAAAAGTCAAACAGAATCCACCAACATCATTTCAGAGATGAAGTATCCTAAAGTGCAGAG GTATTGTTTGATGAGCGTGAAAGGCTGCTACACAGATTTCCACATCGACTTTGGAGGAACTTCAGTTTGGTACCATGTGTTCAAAGGACAGAAA GTGTTCTGGCTGGTTCCTCCGACCACACTTAACCTCGCCCTGTATGAAGACTGGGTCCTTTCAGGCAAACAGAGTGACGTCTTCCTGGGAGACCGAGCTGATGGGTGCCAGAGAGTGGAGCTCAAACAAGGATACACCTTCTTCATCCCATCTG GTTGGATTCATGCCGTCTACACTCCTGCAGACACACTGGTGTTTGGAGGCAACATTCTCCACAGCTTCAACATTCCTATGCAGTTTACAATCCACGAGATAGAGAACAGGACTAAG GTTCATTCCAAATTTCGGTTTCCGTTTTACTACGAGATGTGCTGGTACGTCCTGGAGCGATACTTGCACTGCCTGACGAAACGCTCCTACTTCAATCAGGAGATCCAGAAAGAGTCTTTAG ATTATGAAGCAAGGGTGAAGACGGAGTGTCCCTCTCCTGACTCCAGAAGCCAGGACACAAACGAGGATTCATGGGGAGCTCAGATTAGGAATGAGCAGGGAGAAAAGGCTGAGCGAGTGTCCGAGGATGACTCGCCTGAAAACGTAAAGGGCCCGCTCCTCAAAGCTGTTTTGTGTGTGGACTCTGAGGACAGCTGTAATCCCAACTCAGTGTCTTTAGATTTCCCCAAAACCCCCCTGGACTCTCCAGCCTCTGAACTTCAGGGAAAATGGACTCACTTGACTCAGTATGAGCTGATGGGACTCAGGACGCTGGTGGAGAAGCTGGAGTCACTCCCTGAAAATAAGAAATGTGTTCCAGTGGGAATAGAGAACCCTCAAGGACTCCTGGAGGACATAAAG GCTGTCCTGAAGGACCATGCTGAAGACGACCCACAGTTAGCGATCACTGGAGTTCCTGTGGTGTTCTGGTCCAAGAAAACCATCGAG CCTCGGCCACCCAACCGGCCGAAACCCAAGATGGCAGCATTGCCAGCATCAGCGGTCAAGTTGTCGGCCAGCCGGGGAACATCTGGCGCCAGAAGGAGGAGGACCCGCTGTCGGAAGTGCGAGGCATGTCTGCGGACAGAGTGTGGAGAGTGCCACTTCTGTAAAGACATGAAGAAGTTCGGTGGGCCGGGGAGGATGAAACAGTCCTGCATCATGAGGCAGTGCATCGCA CCTGTTTTGCCCCACACCGCTGTGTGTCTCGTCTGTGGGGAGGCTGGAAAGGAGGACACggtggaggatgaggaggagaagTTTAACCTGATGCTCATGGAGTGCTCCATCTGTAATGAGATTGTTCATCCTAACTGTCTCAAG GTTAAAGATTCAAATGGATTAGTCAATGATGAGCTGCCAAACTGTTGGGAGTGCCCAAAATGTAACCACGCTGGGAAAACTGGGAAA CAAAAAAGGGGGCCAGGATTTAAGTACGCCTCCAACCTCCCCGGCTCCCTCCTTAAAGAACCGCGGCTGAACCGGGACTCGAAAGTGGAGCCGGACATGCCCACGGTGGCTCCCACAACCGTCACGGCTCTGACGACCACATCCGCTGTGAAAAGAAAGACAGAGCGGGAAGTCGTCCCTAAGAGGAACGATGAGGAACCTCCTAAGAAACGCCCACCTCTGCTGACCCTGGAGGGTCTACCACGAGCAAGACTCGAGGACAATCCGCTGCGGAAGAAGAGGAAACTGTTTGAGACCAACGATGAACCCATCCTGGTGAAAAAGAAG AAAAAACCTCCTAAACCAGACGATCCGTTCAGTTTGAAACTGTTGCGGCACATCAAGACAGAGAACGATCACGGcgatgaagaggaggagcaggGGGATCGGGAAGACAATGGTTTATCTTTGGGCAGGATGCATTTAAAGGGGGAACAcgattatgatgatgaagtgcaGAAAGAGGACACAGAGGAAGAAGAGACTGTGACAAAAGGGAGAGACAAAGCTAGAGTTCTCTTGAGTCCTCTGCTAAGGGTGTCTTCAGCCAGAGAAAGCGATCATTCATCCTCCAACCCTCCCAGAGCAGGACCAAGCAGCGAGTCAGGAGACGTCCAGGAGAGGAGCTCTGCGCAGCTTAAAGCTCGACATCAGCGCCGGCGCCTTCCCAACAAAGGAGGGGGCAAAGAATTCAGCCAGGACATGAAGTTAGAGGACTCGATGAGCAATCAGAGGCATCCTCCAGAGAGTGCAGAGAACAACTCCGCCGCTCATCATCGCAGGCCATCGAAAAGCGAAGACTCTGTGGGCAATCAGAACTGTATACCACTAAAAGCAGAAGACTCAGCTAATAATCAGAGCTGTAGGGTCCTGAAACTGGAGGAAGGTGCGATAAACCACGTCAGACAGCCTCTGAAAACCGAAGACTGCCTGACCAGCCAGAATCACAGTCCGGTCAAAGCCGAGCCTGAGAGCGAAGTGGACGACCAGAAGCCGAGGTGGCTTCTGAACAACGGCGGCAGTGATCTGGGTGACTGGCTGAGACACAGAGGGCGGGAGGTGAATGGGACGCCGCAGGCATACTCTCCACTCGGCTGGAACAGAAACACACCCATCAAACCGATGTGCTCCCGCCCTCTCCCTCGCAGATCACCACCAAAATACATCCAAATGGAGCGCCATGTGATCCGGCCTCCTCCCATTAGCCCCCCGCCCGACAGACTACCGCTGAGCGACGGTGAAGCACACGTGGTGTGGCGAGAGACATGGATGAAAGTGTTCAGCCACCTCACCCACAAagacctgtgtgtgtgcatgcgcgtgtgcaGGACATGGAACCGATG GTGCTGTGACAAAAGGCTTTGGACGCACATCAGTTTGAAACGGTGCAAGTCCATCACTCCTCTAATGCTGAGCGGCATCATCCGGAGGCAACCGGTTGCTCTGGACCTCAGCTGGACCAACATTTCTAAGAAACAACTCAGCTGGCTCATCAACAGACTTCCTG GTCTGCGTGTGTTGCTTCTGTCCGGGTGCTCTTGGGTGGCTGTCTCCGCGCTTTGCACCTCCAGCTGTCCTCTCCTACGAACGCTGGACGTTCAGTGGGTCGAAGGACTAAAAGACGCTCAGATGAGGGACTTGCTGTCGCCGCCTACAGATAACAGACCAG gTCAGATCGACAACAGAAGCAAGCTGCGTAACGTGGAGGACCTGCGTCTGGCGGGGTTGGACGTCACGGACACGTCTCTGCGCCTCATCATTCATTACATGCCTCTGTTGTCTAAGCTGGACCTGAGTTACTGTAACCACGTCACCGACCAGTCCGTCAACATCCTGACCGCAGCGGGGACGACCACCAGAGACTCACTGACTGATATCAACCTGTCAG TCTGTAACAGGGTCACAGACCAGTCGCTGACCTATTTCAAACGCTGCGGGAGCATCTGTCACATCGACCTGCGTTACTGCAAACAGGTGACCAAGGAGGGATGCGAGCAGTTCATCGCAGAGATGTCGGTCAGCGTTCAGTTCGAGCTCTTAGAAGACAAACTGCTGCAAAGAATCGCTTAG